One Euphorbia lathyris chromosome 1, ddEupLath1.1, whole genome shotgun sequence DNA segment encodes these proteins:
- the LOC136226416 gene encoding hypersensitive-induced response protein 4: protein MGNSCCFFFGCIDQASVGIIERWGRFEKLAEPGFQFYNPVAGQFLAGVLSTRISSLDVRIETKTKDNVFVQLVCSIQYRVVRQNADDAFYELANPQEQIQAYVFDVVRALVPRMALDELFEQKGEVAKAVLEELEKVMGAYGYSIEHILMVDIIPDPSVRKAMNEINAAQRLQLASVYKGEAEKILQVKRAEAEAESKYLGGVGVARQRQAITDGLRENILNFSHKVEGTTAKEVMDLIMVTQYFDTLKDLGNSSNNTTVFIPHGPGHVRDIGDQIRNGMMEASSAQVSID, encoded by the exons ATGGGCAATTCATGTTGTTTTTTCTTTGGATGCATCGATCAGGCCAGCGTTGGTATTATTGAGAGATGGGGTCGATTTGAGAAATTGGCCGAACCTGGATTCCAGTTTTACAATCCTGTCGCTGGTCAGTTTCTCGCCGGCGTTCTCTCCACTAGAATTAGTTCCCTTGATGTCCGCATCGAGACCAAGACCAag GATAATGTGTTTGTGCAATTGGTTTGCTCAATTCAGTATCGAGTAGTCAGGCAAAATGCTGATGATGCATTTTATGAGTTGGCAAACCCTCAAGAGCAAATTCAGGCTTATGTGTTTGATG TGGTCCGAGCTCTTGTTCCAAGAATGGCTTTAGATGAGCTTTTTGAGCAGAAGGGTGAAGTTGCCAAAGCTGTTTTGGAGGAACTGGAGAAG GTGATGGGAGCTTATGGATATAGCATTGAGCACATTCTGATGGTTGATATTATACCTGATCCTTCTGTGCGCAAGGCGATGAATGAGATCAATGCAG CTCAAAGGCTTCAGCTTGCAAGTGTATACAAAGGAGAAGCAGAGAAGATACTCCAAGTGAAAAGGGCAGAAGCTGAGGCTGAATCCAAATACCTTGGCGGAGTAGGAGTAGCCAGGCAGAGGCAGGCAATCACAGACGGGTTGAGAGAGAACATCTTGAATTTCTCTCACAAGGTAGAGGGAACCACGGCTAAGGAGGTCATGGATCTGATAATGGTGACACAATACTTTGATACATTAAAAGACCTAGGCAACTCATCTAACAACACAACCGTGTTTATTCCCCACGGCCCTGGTCATGTTCGAGACATTGGTGATCAGATACGCAATGGTATGATGGAAGCATCCAGTGCTCAGGTTAGTATTGACTAA